CGGTGTTCCCATCGCCCCCGGGGACCCCATCCAGAACGAGCCAGGCGGCATGACTGGTCCCACGAAGATGGGCATAGAAGAGCTCGTGGCTCCCGACCCGTCTCACTGGGATGAGACGGCCGGGGATGACCATAAAGGGGCTCCTGTGTGCGACGGCAGCCCCGGCTGTTTTACGAGGCGAATAGTCGCCATCCCGGTCTTTGACATAGACGCGTTCTCGCGGGCGGACCGTACAGACCAACAAGGCAGGTTCACTTTTACGATCGTCAAACTTCTGGGCTTCTTCATCAACAATATTTCTAGCAGTGGCGATGTTACTGGATACTTCATGGCCTATCCCGGAGTATTCAAGGAGGGCAGCCCAGACCCACAACCGTCTTCGTTCTTGAGGACGGTCGCACTGGTTCGTTGACGAGGTAGATGTGGTTTCTGAAGTCATTGTGGTCGACGCCAGGGATCGCGCGATTGAGCAGATGCTCAGCGCCTGCGGCATGCGAACGACCAGCATTTCCGGCGGGGATCTGACGTCGCTTGCGCATCCATCGGCGCATCAGCCAGATGTAGTCATTCTCGATCTCCGAGGCGGTCGGCCGCTGCCGCCAGCGGTGTCGCTGCTGAAACGGGCCCACCCCGGAACGGGCCTTTTGATCGTGGCCTCGTCGCTCGAGTCGGGACTGATGCTCGAAGCCATGCGGGCGGGAGTGACCGAGTGCGTCCCCGAACCACTCCGCCAGCCTGATCTGGAAGCCGCGATTACGAGACTCGTTACGGCGCACCAGTCGGTTTCCACCGGTCTCGTGTTCGCCTTCGTGGGCGCCAAGGGTGGCGTGGGCACGACGACCACGGTGGTCAATGTCGCGACGGCACTGGCCGCTGCCAGCCCCGCGCAGGTCCTGGTCATCGATCTCCACCTCGTTTACGGCGACGCGGCGGTCTTCCTCGGAGCCGAGCCTCGCTTCTCCGTCGTCGACGCCCTCGAGAACATGCAACGGCTCGATCAGGCGTTCTTCAAGAGCCTGGTCACGCGTAGTAAGGCGGGCCCAGATGTGCTCGCGTCCTCTGACCGCGCCCTGGCTGCCCCCGGGGCCATTCTGGGGATTCGCCAGCTTGTGGAGTTTGCCGCGCGGATGTACCGATACACGGTACTCGACGTCCCGCGGTCGGATACCGCGGCCATTGACGCCCTCGATGCGGCGGCGAAGGTGGTGATCGTCGCCAACCAGGAAATACCGACGGTCCGGAACGCCGCGAGAATCGCGGAGGCGCTGCGACTGCGATACGGCAAGGAACGGGTGGACATCATCGTCAGCCGGTTTGATCCCCACTCGGAGATTGGCCAGGACGACGTCGAGAGGGCTCTCGGCGGACGGTTGAGCGCCACGCTGCCGAGCGACTACCGACTCGCACGGCTCGCGCTCAATAAAGGACGTCCTCTGGTCATGGAGAACCAGAGCAAGTTGTCGGATGCCTTCCGCCGGTTGGCGGAGTCCATCGCGGATATCGAGAGACCGGAAAAGACCGCTCCGAGCGGTGGTTTCCTGCGAAGGTTAATCGGACGGTGACGTAGTAGATTCGGGACGGGAAACCGATGTGGAACCTATGACGAACTCGCCCACACCCGCGAGCCCGGCCGGTCTGGCTGGTTCGACGCAGCACCCGCAATACCAGGAAATCAAGGCTCGCGTTCACCAGGACCTCCTGAGCAGGCTGAATCTCGAGCGCCTGTCCACTACTCGCCGGGAGGAGGCGGAGCCCGAGGTCAGACGGCTGATTCTGGGCATGCTCGACGTCGAGACGAAGAACGTCCCGCTCAGCCGATTCGAACGCGAGACGCTGATTGTTGATGTCCTGAACGAGTTGTTCGGTCTCGGCCCGCTCGAAGCGCTCCTCGCGGATTCCACGATCTCGGACATCCTGGTCAATCGATACAACCAGGTCTACGTCGAGCGCGAGGGGCGTCTCGAGGAAACGCCGATCGTCTTCAAGGACGACCGCCATCTCCTCCAGATCATCGAGCGCATCGTCAGCGCCGTCGGCCGCCGCGTAGACGAGTCGAGCCCGATGGTCGATGCGCGGCTGGCGGACGGTTCCCGCGTCAACGTGATCATTCCGCCGCTTGCGCTTGACGGTCCTGTTCTATCGATCAGGCGGTTTCGCACCGATAGACTCGGTGCGCAGGACATGGTGGAACGGGTCACGCTGACGGATCCGATGCTCGAGTTTCTCAAGGCGGCGGTCACGTGCCGCCTGAACATTATTGTCTCCGGCGGTACCGGCGCCGGGAAAACAACGTTCCTGAATGTGCTCTCCGGCTTTGTGTCCGACAAGGAGCGCATCGTCACCGTCGAGGACGCGGCGGAGCTCGTTCTACGCCAGCGCCACGTGGTTCGCCTCGAAACGCGCCCGCCGAATATTGAGGGCAAGGGGATGGTGAAGCAGCGGCAGTTGGTGATCAACGCCCTCCGGATGCGTCCGGACCGCATCATCATCGGCGAGGTGCGCGGAGAGGAAGCGCTCGACATGCTTCAGGCCATGAACACCGGCCACGACGGAAGCCTGACGACGATCCATGCCAACAGCCCGAGAGATGCGCTGTACCGCCTCGACACCATGGTGGCGATGGCGAACCTGAACATCCCAGACAAGGCGATCCGGCAACACGTGGCCTCCGCCGTCGACATCGTCGTGCAGATGACGCGGCTCTCCGATGGCACCCGCAAAGTGACCGCGATTTCCGAACTCACCGGAATGGAAGGGGACGTAATCACGATGCAGGACATCTTCCTCTTCGAGAGAACAGGATTGTCTCCGGAGGGGCGAGTCGTCGGACGGTTCCGTGCCACTGGCATCCGGCCCAGGTGCGCGGATCGCCTCAAGTCGTCAGGCATCAACTTCCCCATGACCATGTTCGAGCACGTGCAGATCGTGGCGTGAAGATATGACCACGTTACCTATCATTACGTTCGTCGCTGTCCTGGCCGTCATGCTGTCGATCTACTGGGTCCTTGCGGTGCGGCCCGAGACGGCGAGTCAAAGCGCGATCCAGAAGCGATTGAAGTCGGCGGCACGACCGGCTCACAAACAGCGGTTGCTCTTTGTAAAGGGGCGGCAGTTCAGCGACGTCCCGGCCCTCAACGCCGTGCTCAGAAGTTCCAGGGCGTTCTCCGGTCGATTGCAGGCCACGCTTGATCGCTCTGGGCTCAAGTACACCGTCGGGACTCTTGTTCTGGCGTGCGCTTGTTGCGGAGCCTTGGTCTACCTGCTTCTGAGCCGCGCGACCGGGACGGTCCTCGCGTCTGCGCTTCTGGCCGGGTTCGCCGCGTTCAGTCCGTATCTCTTCGTGCGATGGAAGGCGGGCCAGAGGATGCAGCGATTCGAGGAACTCTTTCCCGAAGCTATTGGCCTGATTATCAGAGCCTTGCGTGCAGGACATGGTTTCGCGACGGGTCTTTCGATGGTTGCGGACGAACTCGCCGAGCCCGTCGGGCCTGAGTTCAGGCTCGTGTACGACCTTCAGAACTTCGGCATGCCTTTGGAAGATGCGCTGACGAGTCTGGCAGAACGAATCCCGCTGCTGGATGTGCGCTTCTTCGTCACCGCGGTGTTGACGCAGCGCGATGCAGGTGGCAACCTCGCCGAGGTGCTGGAGAACATCAGTTCCGTCATTCGCGATCGTTTCAAGGTCAAGCGGCAGGTACGAGTCGTCACGGCCCACGCGCGCATCACGGGGGGCGTGCTCGCCGGCATGCCTCCGGTCGTGGCCTTGGTCATGTTCATCATCGCGCCCGCCCACATGAAATCTCTGGTGACCGATCCGATAGGTGTCCGCATGGTCATCGGCGCCATCGTTCTCCAAGTCGTCGGTGCCCTGGCCATCCGAAAAATCGTGGATATCGAATACTGAGCCTGTCACATGCCAAGTGACCTGGTCCTCGCCGCCGTTCTCGTCTTTGCCGCCGTCGCGCTGGCAGCCGCTGCCTTGGGGTTCGCTGTGCTCAAGCGCATGGCGCCCGCACGCCGGCGTTTGGATGGACTGCCTGCGATGGGCAACACAGTGATCGTGGCGCGGGAGGCACCCCTCGCAGACGGCACCGACGCCGCGGTGCAACAATTCGCGCGATTCATCCCTCGGTCGCCCGGGGAGATGACTCGGATCCGCAAACGGCTGGCCCGAGCCGGGCATCACGGCGTTGCGCCGGTGGTGATCTATTCGATCGCGGAACTTCTGGGGCCACTGTTGGCTGGAGTCCTGATGGTGGCGGCCATCGGCATGACTAGAACCGGCCTATTCTTTGCTGTTCTGGCCGCGATCGTCGCGTACATGCTGCCCGGCCTGGTGGTCCAGCGCCTCAGCACACTGCGCAAGAAGCAGATTCAGAATGGGCTGCCGGATGCGCTCGATTTGCTGATTGTCTGCGTCGAAGCGGGCTCGTCGCTCGATCAGTCTGTCGTGAAGGCCAGCGAGGAACTGCATCTGTCCTATCCCGCACTTGCCGAAGAATTGCGCTATGTGAATACAGAAATCCGGGCCGGTAAGCCACGCATCGAGGCGTTCAAGAACTTCGCCGAGCGGACGAAAGTGGACGACGTGCGTGCGCTGGTGGCGATGATGGTGCAGACCGATCGGTTCGGCACAAGCATCGCCCAGTCGCTGCGAACGTTCGCGGACGCGGCGAGGACAAAACGGAGGCAGAACGCCGAGGAACGGGCCGGGAAACTGGGAGTCAAACTGGTATTTCCCCTCGTGTTCTGTTTGTTTCCCGCGCTCTACGTGGTGCTGCTGGGCCCTGGTGCGATTAAGATCTTTCGCGTGCTGATCCAGCAGGTTGGCAATCGTTGAAGCGACTCGAGGGTGTCTAGTCAGCGGCGCCGCTGGCTGTTAATCGAACGACGGCCGAAAGGCCGGCTCTGGGGGGTTTATCGTGACGACAACACAGATCATCCTTATCGCGGTGGCGGCTATCGTCGGTGTGCTCTATCTCATGAGACGGCGTGCGCGCCTCCGCAAGGAAGACTAACACCTCGGAACGTGTCTTTTCGTACGCTGGTTATAAGACATGGGTGGACATCGAACTGGAAGTCTGGCTGCACTGGTAGCGCTACTACTCACGCCGGGATGCGTCGCCCGGGGTGTGCCGATTGCGACCCAGGCGGTGGCTGACGAGGCACGCCCAGCTCAGGCGACCGGGTCGAGTGTGCCACTCCATGGCGGCCTGGCCGGCGTGCCGGAGACCGTCGTCGTGTCGCGGCCGGTCACAGCCAGAACAACGTTGGAAACGGCCGAAAAGTGGGATCCAGAACTCAAGCTGGCGTTGGTCCAGCTCGAGGCCTCTCAGACTGTCCAGCGGTACCTCGACGTGGCAGACGCCTATTGCCGCCTGGGAATAGCTGACAAGGCCGTGGATCATCTTAACCGGGCGCTGCAAGTAGACCGTGGGAGTGCGGCCGCTTACGATCGTCTGGCCCGCGTCTGGCGCGACGCGGGTTTGCCGCAATTCGGCCTGGCAGATGGGCATCGGGCGGCGTACTACGCTCCTGCGTCGCCCGAAGCACAGAACACGCTCGGGACCATTCTTCAGGCCCTCGGCTTGTTCCGAGCTGCCCGCGACCGATATCGAATGGCGCTCACGCTTGATCCGGGCGCCGCGTACGCCCTCAACAACCTCTGCTCGCTCGATCTTCTCGATGGCAATCCGGCACGGGCCGTTACGGTTTGCGGGCAGGCGCTCGCGATCACGCCGGGTCTTGTGGTGGCACGCCAAAACCTTGCCTGGGCCGAAGCGATGCTTGCCCTTGCAAAAGCGGGGAACCCCGATGCACGGCACTGAGCAATTCCGACCGATCCTTCCGCATCCGCCGGCGCCAGGCTCTCTGGAGGAATCGGGGCTCT
This window of the Acidobacteriota bacterium genome carries:
- a CDS encoding AAA family ATPase produces the protein MVSEVIVVDARDRAIEQMLSACGMRTTSISGGDLTSLAHPSAHQPDVVILDLRGGRPLPPAVSLLKRAHPGTGLLIVASSLESGLMLEAMRAGVTECVPEPLRQPDLEAAITRLVTAHQSVSTGLVFAFVGAKGGVGTTTTVVNVATALAAASPAQVLVIDLHLVYGDAAVFLGAEPRFSVVDALENMQRLDQAFFKSLVTRSKAGPDVLASSDRALAAPGAILGIRQLVEFAARMYRYTVLDVPRSDTAAIDALDAAAKVVIVANQEIPTVRNAARIAEALRLRYGKERVDIIVSRFDPHSEIGQDDVERALGGRLSATLPSDYRLARLALNKGRPLVMENQSKLSDAFRRLAESIADIERPEKTAPSGGFLRRLIGR
- a CDS encoding CpaF family protein, translated to MTNSPTPASPAGLAGSTQHPQYQEIKARVHQDLLSRLNLERLSTTRREEAEPEVRRLILGMLDVETKNVPLSRFERETLIVDVLNELFGLGPLEALLADSTISDILVNRYNQVYVEREGRLEETPIVFKDDRHLLQIIERIVSAVGRRVDESSPMVDARLADGSRVNVIIPPLALDGPVLSIRRFRTDRLGAQDMVERVTLTDPMLEFLKAAVTCRLNIIVSGGTGAGKTTFLNVLSGFVSDKERIVTVEDAAELVLRQRHVVRLETRPPNIEGKGMVKQRQLVINALRMRPDRIIIGEVRGEEALDMLQAMNTGHDGSLTTIHANSPRDALYRLDTMVAMANLNIPDKAIRQHVASAVDIVVQMTRLSDGTRKVTAISELTGMEGDVITMQDIFLFERTGLSPEGRVVGRFRATGIRPRCADRLKSSGINFPMTMFEHVQIVA
- a CDS encoding type II secretion system F family protein, which produces MTTLPIITFVAVLAVMLSIYWVLAVRPETASQSAIQKRLKSAARPAHKQRLLFVKGRQFSDVPALNAVLRSSRAFSGRLQATLDRSGLKYTVGTLVLACACCGALVYLLLSRATGTVLASALLAGFAAFSPYLFVRWKAGQRMQRFEELFPEAIGLIIRALRAGHGFATGLSMVADELAEPVGPEFRLVYDLQNFGMPLEDALTSLAERIPLLDVRFFVTAVLTQRDAGGNLAEVLENISSVIRDRFKVKRQVRVVTAHARITGGVLAGMPPVVALVMFIIAPAHMKSLVTDPIGVRMVIGAIVLQVVGALAIRKIVDIEY
- a CDS encoding type II secretion system F family protein, whose product is MPSDLVLAAVLVFAAVALAAAALGFAVLKRMAPARRRLDGLPAMGNTVIVAREAPLADGTDAAVQQFARFIPRSPGEMTRIRKRLARAGHHGVAPVVIYSIAELLGPLLAGVLMVAAIGMTRTGLFFAVLAAIVAYMLPGLVVQRLSTLRKKQIQNGLPDALDLLIVCVEAGSSLDQSVVKASEELHLSYPALAEELRYVNTEIRAGKPRIEAFKNFAERTKVDDVRALVAMMVQTDRFGTSIAQSLRTFADAARTKRRQNAEERAGKLGVKLVFPLVFCLFPALYVVLLGPGAIKIFRVLIQQVGNR